A region from the candidate division KSB1 bacterium genome encodes:
- a CDS encoding cohesin domain-containing protein → MRQEKANWFAGCRQMAAILMVLFATPVLPQTITLSVPDTAAPSRSLVKLPIWVSDVSGLGIVSLSLKLVFDPNVLDALGANSKGTISQAWGNPTTSDSTGQLTLVMVGATPLSGHGILTYIFFDVIGAKNDTTSIKFKMVSVNDGQISAVVSSSKFTTLEAEPSPNARFSIPDTSGDSGSLIELPIRVSDLSKFHIDSLRIGISYNKYVMQALEVTTNKTLAQNWQVRIEMQLPGNLAFVLKGSTSFPDSGVLCRIRCELKGNPGMATPVHFQNIACYNDTMRIATHDGKVSIAGGSAAQALVSIPDISADSANTVTVPIFVSPLSQQDAVSAVSIALTFDPQVIAYKSYSVTNTLLDGWFCSANVPSPGLLRFGAFSASYAMGQGVLVEFVFQVVGRPAMQTPLAFSEMVFNEGSPSVTAFNGVFTVNYVIPVELIGFKAEQVGNAVLLIWSTATESNNYGFEIERSVDGSPWRVIGFVPGHGSTAMPHHYEFRDPAIVVGIHQYQLKQIDYDGHFVRTAPIQILIAPPKRYSLGQNYPNPFNSSTSIPFDLPEPAQIKLTLYDLLGKQVGLIATERLDAGHHYINFQSDRLAAGLYFYELRANDFVAAKKLLIVK, encoded by the coding sequence ATGAGACAGGAAAAGGCGAATTGGTTTGCAGGCTGTCGGCAAATGGCCGCCATATTGATGGTTTTGTTTGCCACGCCAGTGCTGCCACAAACAATAACTTTGAGTGTCCCAGATACAGCAGCCCCATCACGATCGTTGGTGAAGCTTCCCATCTGGGTGAGCGATGTCTCTGGGCTCGGCATCGTTTCTTTGAGCCTCAAATTAGTCTTCGATCCGAATGTTTTAGACGCTCTTGGCGCTAATTCAAAAGGGACGATCTCTCAGGCCTGGGGCAATCCCACCACTTCGGATAGCACTGGACAACTTACTCTGGTCATGGTTGGAGCGACACCGCTCTCAGGTCACGGAATTTTGACCTACATTTTTTTCGATGTGATTGGAGCAAAGAACGACACCACGAGCATCAAGTTTAAAATGGTGAGCGTGAATGACGGACAGATTTCCGCCGTTGTTTCTTCGAGCAAGTTTACGACATTGGAAGCAGAACCTTCGCCAAATGCCAGGTTCTCTATACCCGATACTTCGGGCGACAGCGGCAGTCTCATCGAACTTCCGATTCGCGTATCGGATCTTAGTAAATTTCATATCGACTCTCTGAGGATCGGGATCAGCTACAATAAATATGTGATGCAGGCACTCGAAGTGACGACCAACAAGACATTGGCGCAGAATTGGCAGGTTCGAATCGAAATGCAATTGCCAGGGAACTTAGCATTTGTGCTCAAAGGGAGCACTTCTTTCCCGGACTCAGGGGTGTTGTGCCGCATCCGCTGCGAGCTGAAGGGCAATCCCGGCATGGCCACTCCAGTCCATTTTCAGAACATCGCCTGTTATAACGACACAATGCGGATCGCCACTCACGATGGAAAGGTGAGCATCGCTGGCGGAAGTGCGGCACAAGCGTTGGTCTCCATCCCAGATATCTCGGCCGATTCTGCCAATACGGTGACCGTTCCAATTTTCGTATCCCCGCTCTCCCAGCAGGATGCGGTCAGCGCTGTTTCTATCGCCTTGACGTTTGACCCGCAGGTCATCGCATATAAAAGCTACTCGGTGACCAATACCTTGCTGGACGGCTGGTTCTGTTCCGCCAATGTACCCAGTCCCGGCTTGTTGAGGTTCGGGGCGTTTAGCGCCTCATATGCCATGGGACAGGGCGTATTAGTGGAATTCGTCTTCCAAGTGGTTGGCCGACCAGCCATGCAAACGCCACTCGCTTTTTCAGAGATGGTGTTCAATGAAGGCTCTCCCTCTGTTACGGCATTCAACGGCGTGTTCACTGTAAACTATGTCATCCCAGTCGAGCTCATCGGATTCAAAGCGGAACAGGTTGGCAACGCAGTTTTGCTCATCTGGTCTACGGCTACGGAATCCAATAATTATGGCTTTGAGATCGAACGCTCGGTCGATGGTTCGCCGTGGAGGGTGATCGGGTTTGTGCCCGGTCATGGCTCCACTGCCATGCCCCATCACTACGAATTTCGGGACCCAGCAATAGTCGTGGGAATTCATCAGTATCAACTCAAGCAGATCGATTATGATGGTCATTTTGTGCGCACAGCTCCGATTCAGATTTTGATTGCGCCGCCGAAACGATATTCATTAGGGCAAAATTATCCGAATCCGTTCAATTCATCAACGTCAATTCCATTCGATTTGCCCGAACCAGCCCAGATCAAATTGACGCTTTACGATCTGCTCGGCAAACAAGTGGGACTGATCGCGACCGAACGATTGGATGCTGGACACCATTACATTAACTTTCAATCTGATCGACTTGCTGCTGGGCTGTATTTCTATGAGTTGCGAGCGAACGACTTCGTCGCTGCGAAAAAGCTTTTGATCGTTAAATAA
- a CDS encoding 4Fe-4S dicluster domain-containing protein encodes MYSSPGKTARLNRLFNPKDGKAVCVAADHGWMSDPTENVIQLKRILEQVVAGGADGVLMSFGTALRLGYLFQGKDKPAILIRADWMNLPRLGGANVSNVLPVIKFRKMATSRAKDALQMGASAITIYYFIGYSDEFEAINIEQAAIFAQECRKVGLPLIIEPMAVGGMVTGVNIAEILIASARIAVEIGADALKIPYTGDVMTFKQLVDQAKVPVLVLGGAKSDVPRDALELVDEALRAGASGTVFGRNVTKAKDPKKMVEDLVALVHGFKTIDEIFEPQRDKKIRLRAVSQNCVGCLICETVCTQWHHQIFGTARARLWIESKPVEQMPPLNKVHICTLCEACIRACEPGALSLTDRGIIQLNKQLCTHCGACAEACPSEVIWFDEENYPVICDLCGGNPQCARWCKYDAIVIK; translated from the coding sequence ATGTATTCAAGCCCTGGCAAAACTGCGCGATTGAATCGACTGTTTAATCCCAAAGATGGCAAAGCCGTGTGCGTAGCTGCGGACCACGGCTGGATGTCCGATCCCACTGAAAATGTGATTCAGTTAAAAAGAATCTTAGAGCAAGTTGTGGCAGGCGGTGCCGATGGCGTGCTGATGTCGTTCGGCACTGCGCTGCGTCTGGGTTATTTGTTTCAAGGCAAGGACAAACCCGCCATCCTGATTCGTGCTGATTGGATGAATCTGCCCCGATTGGGCGGGGCCAATGTGAGCAATGTCCTGCCGGTCATCAAATTTCGGAAGATGGCCACCTCTCGCGCCAAAGATGCACTGCAAATGGGCGCGTCGGCCATCACCATCTACTATTTCATCGGCTATAGTGATGAATTTGAAGCGATCAATATCGAGCAGGCGGCGATCTTTGCCCAGGAATGCCGCAAAGTCGGCCTCCCGTTAATCATCGAACCCATGGCCGTTGGCGGCATGGTGACTGGCGTTAACATCGCCGAGATTTTAATCGCCTCGGCCCGGATTGCGGTCGAGATCGGCGCAGATGCGCTGAAAATTCCGTATACCGGGGATGTGATGACCTTCAAACAATTGGTCGATCAAGCGAAGGTGCCGGTGCTGGTTTTGGGCGGCGCCAAATCTGATGTGCCTCGCGATGCGCTGGAGCTGGTGGACGAGGCATTGCGCGCTGGGGCCAGCGGTACGGTATTTGGTCGTAACGTGACCAAAGCTAAGGACCCCAAAAAAATGGTCGAGGATCTGGTCGCGCTGGTGCATGGTTTCAAAACCATCGACGAGATCTTCGAGCCGCAGCGCGACAAGAAGATCAGATTGCGTGCGGTCTCTCAAAATTGTGTCGGCTGCCTGATCTGTGAGACAGTCTGCACCCAATGGCATCATCAGATCTTTGGCACTGCACGAGCGCGACTCTGGATCGAGTCCAAACCGGTTGAGCAGATGCCGCCATTGAACAAAGTTCATATTTGCACGTTGTGCGAAGCCTGTATTCGGGCATGTGAACCAGGCGCGCTATCGCTCACCGATCGCGGGATCATCCAGTTGAACAAGCAATTATGCACTCATTGTGGCGCCTGCGCCGAGGCCTGCCCTTCAGAAGTCATCTGGTTCGACGAGGAAAATTATCCTGTCATCTGTGATCTGTGCGGTGGTAATCCACAATGCGCCCGCTGGTGCAAGTACGATGCGATTGTTATAAAATAG
- a CDS encoding DegT/DnrJ/EryC1/StrS family aminotransferase: MKVPFLDLKAQYMSIREEIHLALQSVLNDTAFAGGKYVAQFEAKFADYCKADFAIGVNSGTSALWLALLGLGVGPGDEVITVPSTFIATAEAISYCGAKPVFVDIDEQTYNLNAELLEAAITERTRAIIPVHLFGQSADLDPILTIARRHGLWVIEDACQAHGAEYKGQRVGAIGDAGCFSFYPGKNLGAYGEAGAVVTNNAKLAEKIRMLRDHGQSKKYYHQMIGWNARMEGFQGAILEVKLKYLNAWNNARRQHAQLYRQLLAEIPGVIPPVEADYARHIYHVYAIRVSHRDELIKFLAEKDVQTGIHYPVPVHLQQAYDSLGLRPGSYPVAERCAREFLSLPMYPELTDAQIEYTVQQIRQFMEQRTNG; encoded by the coding sequence ATGAAAGTACCTTTCCTTGATCTCAAAGCACAATACATGTCGATCAGAGAAGAGATTCATCTTGCGCTCCAGAGCGTATTGAATGACACGGCGTTTGCTGGTGGCAAATATGTGGCGCAGTTCGAGGCAAAATTTGCCGATTATTGTAAAGCAGATTTTGCAATCGGCGTGAATAGTGGTACATCCGCGCTGTGGTTGGCTTTACTTGGGCTGGGAGTTGGACCTGGAGATGAAGTCATCACGGTTCCATCCACATTTATCGCTACTGCCGAGGCGATCAGCTATTGCGGCGCCAAGCCAGTGTTTGTTGACATTGATGAACAGACCTATAACTTGAATGCAGAGCTATTGGAAGCAGCGATTACGGAACGGACCCGGGCGATTATACCAGTGCATTTGTTCGGCCAAAGTGCCGATCTGGATCCGATTCTGACAATCGCCAGACGCCATGGTCTCTGGGTGATCGAAGACGCTTGCCAAGCCCATGGCGCTGAGTATAAAGGCCAGCGCGTCGGTGCCATCGGCGATGCCGGCTGTTTCAGCTTTTATCCCGGAAAAAACCTCGGCGCTTACGGCGAAGCTGGAGCCGTGGTGACCAATAACGCCAAATTGGCCGAAAAAATCCGGATGCTACGCGACCATGGCCAATCCAAAAAGTATTATCACCAAATGATCGGTTGGAACGCCCGCATGGAGGGATTCCAAGGCGCGATTCTGGAGGTGAAATTAAAATATCTCAATGCGTGGAACAATGCACGGCGACAGCACGCTCAGCTCTACCGCCAGCTTTTGGCTGAGATTCCAGGTGTGATTCCTCCAGTGGAAGCCGATTATGCTCGGCATATCTATCATGTCTATGCCATTCGCGTGTCACATCGCGACGAGCTAATTAAATTTTTGGCTGAAAAGGATGTGCAGACTGGTATCCACTACCCAGTGCCGGTCCACCTGCAACAGGCCTATGATTCTCTCGGACTCAGACCCGGCAGTTATCCAGTGGCGGAACGATGCGCTCGGGAATTCCTTTCATTGCCAATGTATCCAGAACTGACCGATGCCCAGATCGAATACACAGTTCAGCAAATTCGGCAGTTCATGGAGCAAAGGACGAATGGATGA